CGGCAGAAAAAACGCAAAAAACGCGGTGGTGGTGTTCAACATGTCCGTTTTCACGAGGAGATGGAGGGCGCTCCGGAAATTACAATGGATAAATACGAGTGTTTAGATGAGGCTCTCTGCCTTTTGGAAGCCTTTAACCAACGTGCATACAACGTGGTTATCCACCATTACTTTCATGGGCTAACCTTCGACGAAATTGCAAAACTGTTTAATCTTAACATCCGAACCGTCTTTAGGGATTGGAAATTTGCTCGGAAGTGGTTACAAGAACAGATCAAAGCGTGTACATGAATTATGGATCAGATTACATTTTGGCAACAAGTTCAAACGGCGTTCGACACCTATGAGGGTTTAGAAGCTGTAGAGACCCAAGCAGCATTTTTGGAAAGTCTATCCCTAAACGAACCCGAGGTGTATGCCGCACTTCGTCCTTTGATTACAAATGACACATCGGTTGGCTCGTCTTTACTACCTGACCTTAGCGAGGCATTTAATGCCCATATTCCACCTTGGCTAGAACAAGTTGGCCTCTATAAGTTAGAAAAAGTCTTGGGTCATGGGAGCAGCGGAACCGTTTTTTTGGTAACTCGGCCCGATTTGCATGGTCAAAAGTTAGCCATGAAGATTTTCTGGCATTCCTCACAAAACAAAAATACCCAATCTATCTTCGAAAAAGAAATCCGCACACTAAGCCACCTTAGGCATCCTGGTTTGCCTCTTCTGACAGATGGTGGCATATTTGAAGGGCGCTTTTTCTACCTGGTGATGGAGTATGTAGCTGGACGACCACTTCTTGACTATGCCGACGAGAAAAAGGCTACTCTTCATGAGCGGGTTCAATTGTTTAGACAATGTCTTAATATTATCCATTATGCCCATAAGCAAGGCATTATACACCGTGACCTTAAGCCACAACATATTCTGGTAACCACCGACGGTCAAATTAAAATATTAGATTTTGGAATTGCAAAATGGACTTCCACCACATATTCGGACTATGACGAACGTACGCAGAGTTTGGTCTTTACACCTGCATACGCAAGCCCCGAACAACTTATACATAAACCTTGTTCTTTTCATTCTGACCAGTTTGCTCTTGGGTTGATTCTGTACGAACTTTGCTGTGGATTTTATCCTTATAGCTCTAAAGCCTCAAACGCCATAGAACGTATTACGCAAAGTAAAAAGCCTATTTCTTCTATGCTTGAGCGTTTTGGAGGCGCAAACCAAGCAAAAGATCCAAAGGCGCAAATAGCAGCAACAAACCGAAACACAACCCCAAGAATCCTCATACAAAATTTGAAAAGTGGGCTAAGTCATATTGCCTCAAAAACCCTCGAAGAAGATCCACAAAACCGTTTCGCTTCAGTAATGGATTTAGACGTACATTTGGAACGCTGGATAGAAAACAAGACAGTCTTTATCAAAAGAAGAACCAATCTAAATACAACGATAAATTATCTTAAAAAAAACTATTTTATCTTATTCGTTACATTCATCTTTGTATTATCTACGGCGGTTTTTTGGTTTTATGTTAATAAGAGGGAGAAAAAAACAATTCAATACCTTGAGAATATGATATTAAAAGATGAAGAAATCTATTTAGAATACCCAATACCAGATAATAAAAAATATTATACAAAACATTTAATTAAGAATCATTTAGAACTTAATCAAATACACTTCCAAAATAACCATGAAGTACAATTAGAGATCATCCAAAGGATCATCCAATTGGCAATACTTAACCAGCTAGAACCCGTTGCGGACTCTTTGTTAACACTTGTAGAACGTCAGTACACATCTAAGATAAAAGAAACAAGATTTCAGGTTTTGTTTATGCAAAGAAAAGCTCGGCTTGCAGGCATGAGAGGGCAATTAGCACAGGCAACCATGTATTATGATCAGGCAATTTCAAAAGCTTCACAAATGTCGTTGTCGCTTATAGAAAGGGGTGGACTGTTATATGAAAGTGCCCTTTTCGAGGGTCGAAGCGAACAATATGAAAAGGCACTTACCCGACTCCAAACCGCCGAAAAACTCTTTGCCAATGCGGGAGACCCAAAATCATTGATGGAAATGGCCTGTAAATTGGAAATGGGAAGAATTT
The nucleotide sequence above comes from Rhodothermia bacterium. Encoded proteins:
- a CDS encoding sigma-70 family RNA polymerase sigma factor; translation: MPLTPTHADFTTLNGLPELESVAYKELYLEMCHIAHLRMKKEREGHTLNTHGLVHEAFERLTMLNQTVFKDKAHYLAIAGIMMRQILLNYSRQKKRKKRGGGVQHVRFHEEMEGAPEITMDKYECLDEALCLLEAFNQRAYNVVIHHYFHGLTFDEIAKLFNLNIRTVFRDWKFARKWLQEQIKACT
- a CDS encoding serine/threonine protein kinase, with protein sequence MDQITFWQQVQTAFDTYEGLEAVETQAAFLESLSLNEPEVYAALRPLITNDTSVGSSLLPDLSEAFNAHIPPWLEQVGLYKLEKVLGHGSSGTVFLVTRPDLHGQKLAMKIFWHSSQNKNTQSIFEKEIRTLSHLRHPGLPLLTDGGIFEGRFFYLVMEYVAGRPLLDYADEKKATLHERVQLFRQCLNIIHYAHKQGIIHRDLKPQHILVTTDGQIKILDFGIAKWTSTTYSDYDERTQSLVFTPAYASPEQLIHKPCSFHSDQFALGLILYELCCGFYPYSSKASNAIERITQSKKPISSMLERFGGANQAKDPKAQIAATNRNTTPRILIQNLKSGLSHIASKTLEEDPQNRFASVMDLDVHLERWIENKTVFIKRRTNLNTTINYLKKNYFILFVTFIFVLSTAVFWFYVNKREKKTIQYLENMILKDEEIYLEYPIPDNKKYYTKHLIKNHLELNQIHFQNNHEVQLEIIQRIIQLAILNQLEPVADSLLTLVERQYTSKIKETRFQVLFMQRKARLAGMRGQLAQATMYYDQAISKASQMSLSLIERGGLLYESALFEGRSEQYEKALTRLQTAEKLFANAGDPKSLMEMACKLEMGRIWMWIGNYRKAHFFLKQTYELVRAKLPQTHPMRLAVLYDYGNVLQYQNKIAESILILKELLPIAQRIYGTNHFVTGYYTASYAYLLRENGQTRKAIHYDLKAIHILKKDSNSEAIPLAKSYRNMAMTYAGLKNKALAMSYADTAIIYFKKAYSSQHFQVLKAVFTKLDLQRIFSSEFEQTASGFNKLIQTFNVQGNKGLFAILARIRLADLLTKESNRWNEAKRLISEAETIISIKENKLPDVLGEISSIKGFLLFKRGDKQDGMMLMENGYQQIRQVVGADDPIAKEAQLRLIKARQATSFSP